Part of the Variovorax paradoxus B4 genome, GGGTCTTCGGCGCGAAGGCGCTGTCGCGCACGGCCGAGCGACTCTCGGTCGGCAACCTCAAGCGCACGCTGGTCGATCACGGCCTGGCCACCGACTGGCACGACGGCGCAGCCGCCGAAGGTCCGCTGTTCCTGCGGCATGCCACGCAGGTCAAGAACATCTGGATTCCCTATGGCGAATGACCGCGGGCCATACCGCCGAAACCCTGTAAACCGAGGGAAATCCCCCAATAGCAAACGTTTGCGCAAACGTTTTCTTTCTCTAAGATCGCGGCCAACCGAACTGTTCCCACCCCAGGAGTACGCATGCTGAAGTCCATCCATCCGCTGCTCAATGCCGACGTGCTGTACGCCTTGCGCGCCATGGGCCACGGCGACGAACTGGTGCTGTGCGATGCCAATTTCCCGGCCGATTCGGTCGCGCGCCAGACCACGCTGGGACGGCTGCTGCGCATCGACGGCGCGGGCACCACCGAGGCGGCGCGCGCCATCCTGTCGGTGCTGCCGCTCGACGAGGCGGTGGACGATCCGGCGCGCCGCATGGAAATCATGGGCCAGCCGCACGAGATCCCGCCGGTGCAGCAGGAGATGCAGCGCGAGATCGACGCGGCCGAAGGACGTTCGCGCCCGCTGGGCTCGATCGAACGCTTCGCCTTCTACGAAGCCGCGCGCCGCGCCTACTGCGTGATCGCCACCGGCGAGCGCCGCTTCTACGGCTGCTTCATCTTCAAAAAGGGCGTGCTCGCGCCGCAGGACTGACCCCATGACCGTCGTCACTTCCAGGCAGCACGGTGTGGCCGTGCTCGGCATCTTCGTCGCCGACCTCGCGTTTCGCGCGTCCAGCCTCCCGGGCGTGGGCCAGACCATCGCCGGCTCGGGCTTCGCGATGGGTCCGGGCGGCAAGGGATCGAACCAGGCCGTGGCGGCCGCGCGCGCGGGTGCCGGGGTGACGTTCATCTCCAGGCTGGGGCAGGACGCCTTCGGCAACGACGCGCTCGCCCTCTGGTCGCGCGAAGGCATCACGCCGCGCGCGCCGCAGGTGGCGGCACAGCCGACCGGCGCGGCGTTCATCTACGTGCACGAGGTCACCGGCGACAACGCCATCATCGTGGTGCCGGGCGCGGCCGCGCTGATCGATGCGGCCGACGTGGATGCGGCCGCCGATGCGATCCGCGGCGCGCGCGTGTTCGTCACCCAGCTCGAGCAGCCGGCCGCCGCCGCGCGACGCGGGCTGGAGATTGCGCGCGAAGCCGGCACGGTCACGGTGTTCAACCCCGCGCCCGCCCTGCCCTTCGACGACGCGCTCTACGCGCTGTGCGACTACATCACGCCCAACGAGCACGAGGCCGCGGCCCTGAGCGGCATGCCCGTCGAAACCATCGAGGATGCGCGACGCGCGGGCGACTTCTTCCTCGCCAAGGGCGTGGGCTGCGCGCTCATCACGCTCGGCGACAAGGGCGCCCTGCTGCACAGCGCCAGCGGCTCCGAGCACATTCCGGTGTTCCGCGCCGGCGCGGTGAAGGAAACCGCCGGCGCGGGCGACGCCTTCAACGGCGGCTTTGCGGCCGCGCTGGCCGAAGGCGCCACCGCCCGCGAGGCGGCGCGCTTCGGCGCGGCGGTCGCCGCCATCTCGGTGACGCGTGCCGGCACGGCGCCCTCGATGCCCATGCGCGCCGAGGTCGATGCGCTGCTGGGCCGCGCCGCCTGACAGGACTCTCTCTCATGAAGCTCAAGTTCTCGGACCGCGAACTCAACTTCCTGGTCGGCATCAACGTCCTCATCCTCGTGGTGGCGACGGTGCTCTCCAGGGGCGACTTCCTCGACGTCTACAACTTCCAGTCCATGGGCGGCCAGCTGCCCGAGCTCGGCCTGCTGGCCATGGGCGTGGCGCTGTCGATGATCTCGGGCAACGGCGGCATCGACCTGTCGGGCGTGGCGCTGGCCAACCTGGCCGGCGTGGTGGCCGCCACGCTCGCACCGCAGCTGGCCGCGCCCGATGCGTCGCCCTGGCTCTACACCGGCTGGTTCGCCGCCATTGCGCTGGCGGTGGGCCTGGCCGGCGG contains:
- a CDS encoding ribokinase; this encodes MTVVTSRQHGVAVLGIFVADLAFRASSLPGVGQTIAGSGFAMGPGGKGSNQAVAAARAGAGVTFISRLGQDAFGNDALALWSREGITPRAPQVAAQPTGAAFIYVHEVTGDNAIIVVPGAAALIDAADVDAAADAIRGARVFVTQLEQPAAAARRGLEIAREAGTVTVFNPAPALPFDDALYALCDYITPNEHEAAALSGMPVETIEDARRAGDFFLAKGVGCALITLGDKGALLHSASGSEHIPVFRAGAVKETAGAGDAFNGGFAAALAEGATAREAARFGAAVAAISVTRAGTAPSMPMRAEVDALLGRAA
- a CDS encoding RbsD/FucU family protein, with amino-acid sequence MLKSIHPLLNADVLYALRAMGHGDELVLCDANFPADSVARQTTLGRLLRIDGAGTTEAARAILSVLPLDEAVDDPARRMEIMGQPHEIPPVQQEMQREIDAAEGRSRPLGSIERFAFYEAARRAYCVIATGERRFYGCFIFKKGVLAPQD